The following is a genomic window from Chitinophaga caseinilytica.
CCGACGGGACCATCCTGTCCAACGTCATCGCCGGACAGGCCGTTCACCAACAATACGGCGGGGTAGTGCCCGAACTGGCTTCCCGCGCCCACCAGGAAAACATCGTTCCGGTGGTAGACCTGGCACTGAAGAAAGCCGGCATGCAGCCGGAAGACCTCAGCGCCATCGCATTCACGCAAAGCCCCGGCCTCATCGGCTCGCTGCTGGTCGGCAGTTGCTTTGCCAAGTCGATGGCCCTGGCGCTCGATCTCCCGCTGATCGGCGTTCACCATATGCAGGCGCACGTGCTCGCCAATTTCATCGACGATCCCAAACCGGCCTTTCCCTGCCTTTGCCTCACCGTTTCAGGCGGCCATACGCAGATCGTGCTGGTAGACGGGCCGCTGCAAATGAAAGTCATCGGCGAAACGCTCGACGACGCCGCCGGCGAAGCGTTCGATAAATCCGCCAAACTCCTCGGCCTGCCGTACCCCGGCGGCCCGCTGGTCGACAGATACGCCAAAGAAGGCAATCCCAAAGCCTACCGGTTCCCCGAGCCGCAGATCCCCGGCCTGGATTTCAGCTTTTCCGGCCTTAAAACGTCGATCCTGTATTTCCTGCAGGAAAACACGGCGAAAGACCCGGCATTCGTGGAAACCCACCTGGCCGATATCTGCGCGTCCATCCAGCACCGCATCGTCACGATTCTCACGAACAAGCTCGCGAAAGCAGCGCAGGAAACGGGGATCACGGAGATTTGCATCGCCGGCGGCGTAAGCGCCAATTCCGGGCTGCGCAATGCCCTGGAGGCGCTCGGCAAGCAAAATGGCTGGAATGTCTACATCCCGCAGTTCCAGTATTGTACGGACAATGCCGCCATGATCGCCATGACGGCGCATTACAAATACCTCGCCGGGGCTTTCAGTCCTGCGGATACCGTTCCCACGGCCCGCGCGGCATTCGAATAAGCGAAACATGGGGAATTCCTGGTTCCAGTTCAAGCAGTTCAGGGTAGAGCAGGCCGGCAGCGCCATGAAAGTCTGTACCGACGCGTGCATTCAAGGCGCGTGGACGGCCGCCAGCCTCCAATCGCGCCCGCCCTCCCGCGTGCTGGACATCGGCACCGGAACAGGCCTCCTCAGCCTGATGCTCGCCCAGGTAACACCGGCAATCATCGACGCCGTGGAACTGGACACCGCCGCAGCCGCACAAGCCATCGCCAATTTCGCCGGATCGCCCTGGAACACCCGGCTCCACGGCCTGCAATCCGACATCCGGACATTTTCCAGCCCAGAAACCTACGATTTCATCATCACCAATCCGCCGTTTTTCCAGAACGACCTTCGCGGCCCCGATGCCCGGCGCACCGCTGCGATGCATACCGCTACGCTGGGATACGCTGACCTGCTCGATGCCATCGCAAGATTGCTGTCGCCCGGAGGCAGCTTTTCGATTTTGCTGCCGTACGCGGAGTTCCGGATTTTCCAGGAACTTGCCAAGGCGCAAGGCCATTCCCTCCGCGCACTCCTCGACATACAACAGTCGCCCGCACATGCGCCCTTTCGTTCGGTCGGCATCTTCGGAAAAGGCGACGCACAACCCGCCGAAACGCTTGTCATCCACGACGAACACCGGCAATATACCCCCGCGTTTTCCGCACTGCTGCAGCCTTTCTATCTCTATCTCTGACTGCTGCCGGCTTCCTGAAACAAATTGACGAGATTTAGAAACGGATCGACGAACGCCGCGCCGGCTTCATGCTGTATTTTGAATGATGAAATTCCACGTCATGAAACTAGCATTGTCTTTGATCGCCCTGCTGAACCTATATTTTGCCAAAGCGCAAACGGTTGACCCGACTATTAACAGTAAGATGAAAGTAACCTGGCCCGCCGGAAATTCCCGGACCGGCAAAGTCGTTTTCAACCTGGCGCCCGGCCATCCGCTTTTCCAGGAAATTTCCCTCGACGGCAAACGTATCGCTGCACAGGCTGACCCGGTTTTTGTCGTAAGCGTGGGAAGGAGAGACCTGCTATCCCAAAACCGCTGGAACATCTTTTTCGATAAAGTACCCGAAAGGCCCTTCCAGAGCCATGTTCTGACGATCAGGAAAACCAACGCGGCAGTAAGAACGGAAGGCAGCAGGACGATCGTCACCATCGGGCCCATATCCGCAGAAACCTTCGAAGGCAACCTGGAAATCACGTTCTATCACGGCAGCCCGCTCTTCAACGTGGCGGCCGTTGTTTCCACCCAAACAGACGCCAAGGCGATCGTGTTCGATGCCGGTTTTACAAGCGCATCGAAAGACTGGCAAACTTTTTCATGGATCAATACCGGTGATTCGCTCATACGCGCAAATGCTGCAAAAGCGGACACCGCCCGCAACGTTGCCGTGAAATATCGTGCCATCGCGGCTTCCGGGAAACAGGGCACGTTGGCCGTATTTCCTCCGCCGCACCAGTATTTCTATCCGCTGGACGAAGCCTTCAACCTCCGGTTCACCTGGTTTGGCAAAGGTTACCGCGGATTGGTGCCGGGAAACGGGATCGGCATCCGGCAGGAATTGCAGGGCGACAAGCGCTTCGTTCCCTGGTTCAACGCGCCGCCAGGCACGCAGCAACGCATGAACTTTTTCTGTCTGCTCGATACAGAAAGCGAAACGGCGGCCTTTGCCGCGGTAAAACGGTATACGCATAACGACCGGTACGTTCCGCTGCCGGGATTCAAAACGATGTCGAGCCATTTCCATAACGAATTCGTCATGAAAGTGATGCTGGCGGGGAAACCGGTGCCGGAACGGCCGGAGTTCGTGGACGTGTTCAAACGGCTGGGCGTAGACATTGTGCACCTGGCGGAATTCCATTATACCGCCGATCCCAAAGGGCCGGACGAAAAGCGGCTCCCGCAGCTGAAAGCGCTGTTCGAACTTTGTGAAAAGCAGTCGGATAAGGATTTCCTGCTGTTGCCGGGAGAAGAGCCCAACGAGTTTTTCGGAGGGCATTGGCTGAATATTTTTCCGCGGCCGGTATATTGGGTGATGTCGCGCCGGGAACAGACGCCCTATGTCGAAGACCGGCCAGGCTTCGGCAAAGTGTACCACATCGGCAATACATCCGAAATGCTGCAACTGCTCAAAGATGAAAGCGGTCTGGCCTGGACGGCGCATCCGCGTACGAAAGGCTCCGTCAACACACCGGACATCTACAACCATGAAGCTTTTTTTCAGTCAGACAGGTTCATGGGCGCAGCGTGGAAAGCCATGCCCGCCGACCTTTCCGAGCCGCGTCTCGGCAGGCGGGTGCTCGATCTGCTCGACGATATGAATAACTGGGGAACGCGGAAAACGGTCATCGCCGAAGCCGACCTTTTTACCATTACGCCCGACAATGAAATGTACGCCCACATGAACGTCAATTACCTCATGCTCGACAAACTGCCGGCGTACCAGGACAGCTGGTTGCCCATCCTGGACGCCATGCAATACGGGCGGTTTTTCAGTACCACGGGCGAGGTGCTCATGCCGTCTCTGCGGATCAACGGTCGCATTTCCGGCGACAGCCTGCAACTGCCCGCAAACGGGCTTGCGGAGATCGCGTTGCGCCTGCGCTGGACGTTCCCCATGCAGTTCATTGAAATTATTTCTGGCGACGGGAAAGCGGTGTTCCGGGAGCGGATCGAACTTTCTTATACGGAGGCTTTCGGCGACAGGGAATTCCGGCTGGAAGCGAAACTCGCCGGCCGCAAATGGGTGCGCGTAGAAGCCTGGGACGTGGCGGTGAACGGTGCTTTCAGCCAAACGTTTTACATCCGCTGACAGCAGTTCAGGACTGTTCTGCCTGCGCCCGGTGATAATTGGCGACTGCCCAGGCCTGGAGCGCCTGCATCACCGGTTTGAGCGCGAGCCCTTTTTCCGTGAGCGAGTATTCGACGGTGGGAGGCACGGTGGGATGGGGTTTCCGCGAAATGATCTTCCGCTCTTCCAGCTCCTTCACCGTTCTGGCCAGCATGCGCGTGTTGATGCCTGGCACCGCGCGCTCCAGTTCCCCGAATCGCAACACTCCGCTCATCAATGCGTTGATGACAGACATCGTCCATTTACCGGAAAGGAGGTCCATGGACTCCTGGAACGGACAAGGCTCCGGATTTTTTTCTGCGTGAGCGGTGCTGCCATGCTGAATGCTTTACTTGTTGTCAGTAGCTGACAAGTTTGCCAGTACTTTTCAAATGTACGGCATCGCATTAACTTAGCGGTCAAACGCCGTTATATGACCGTGGATCTTATCGAACAATTCATTATACAAAACCTGCCCGACACCACCCGCCTCGAGCATGGCGGTTATATTTTTTATTTCTATTCGACGGATCAGATGCTTCCCTTCGTAAGCATCGCCATTGCTGACAATGAATACGATCATGTGTCGGAATTGAGCAGGGAAGGGGTGTTCAGGGTGAATATCGGTGTGTTGAAGGAAACGTTCGCCGGGATGTTCCCCGAGCCTTCCGCCGAATGGGACTACGCCGTGCTCGACCGGTTCCTGCCGCATCCGCATTACGCCGCGCAGCATTATATCTGTATTCTCAACCCGGAAGGAGAAAACGCGGAGACAACCTGCAGGTTGATGGAAGAGGCCTGGATCATCGCGAAGCGGCGGTTTGAGAAGAAACACCCGCAGGGATAGGCGGGAAACGCGACCGTCCTGCCACGGGCAATGCGGGCAGGACGGCCGGAATATTGTTGTTATGCCGATCAAACGAAATGGATCGGGATGTCTTTCTTTTGCGGATTGTTGGGAAAGTCGAGCTGCGGAACGGGATAGGATTCGTCTTCATGAACGATATCCGACTCCTGGAGCACGGTTTTCCTGACCAGCGTGAGCTCCAGCACATCGGGGATGAGCACGTCGTTGGTGCCGCTACCGGAAAACTCGTAGGAATAGAACGTATCGCCATAGTTGTTGCCATGCACGTGGATGAGCGTGAACTCCCGTTCCAGGAGCCGCAGGATGCTTTCCACTTCGCGCAGCCTGTTTTTCAGGTCGTGAAACTCGAAGATCAGCTGGTTGACGCGGCCGAGGCAGGCCAGGAACTTCGGATGATCGAGCAGCCCGTATTCCCCGCCTTCGATATCGATTTTCAGCAGCACGTTTTCGTCGAAGAGGCGGTATTGTTTCATGTGCTGTTCCAGCGAATTGTATTTACCGTTCTTTTCCGGCGCTATGCCTTCGTCTACGAACACGATGTTCCTTTCATTGAGCTCCGTCAGTTTCTTTTTCCATTTTTTGGCGGTGGACAGGTATCTTTTAGCCTTCCGGAAGCGGAAGGAGATCATCAGTTTCGCGAAATGCCGCATGTTCACGTATTCGCCGTTGAACATGGTGGGGTCGAACATGAGGACGGGTTTGCCGGTGCGGGAGTTGAAATCTTCTTCGAACGAGGTTTCCCAACCAACGCCGTAAGTCAGGAGCCGGTCGGTGTGCTGGATCGCTTTCTCGTACACAACGTAACCTCCATCGTGATTTCTACCCAATCGGATCTTGTTTTTGACGTGGACGGGCGATAGGAATTTAATTTTGCTCATATGCGGCTGTTTCAGGTCTTTCACTTGTTTTGGTTGCCAGTTTGCGCCTCCGTTCCCCACGGCTGCTCTCGGTTCAAATCCAGGTCGGGCGTTAGATAAGCAGAGCCGGGATCGTGCCGGCGGATAACAATATCTGAAATAAATGCCGGATTACCCAGTAATTTGACGGGTTATTGTAGTCAGGCCGTATTCCTGATCAGCTAAGGCCATCGTTCTTGACCGAATTGCTTAACTTGAGTGGCAACAAACAAATGCCATCCCATGAGAAAACTCATTTTCGCCATCAATATGACCCTGGACGGTTGTTGTTCCCATACCAAAGGAACTCCGGGCGTGGAGGTACATGAATACTTTACGGCGCTTTTAGGGGAAGTCGATCTGATGGTATACGGTCGGATCACTTATGAATTGATGGTGCCTTTCTGGCCGGATATCGCAAAAAGCAATGTGGCGCCCACGAAGTTTATGCTCGATTTCGCAAAAGCGTTCGACGCAATCCCGAAAGTCGTTTTCTCCCGGACGCTGGAGCGTGTAGACGACCATAATTCCCGCCTCGCCAAAACCGACCTGGCCACGGAAATAACCCGGTTGAAGAACGAGCCCGGCAAAGGCATCCTGGCCGGCGGTGTTGCGTTGTCTGCTGAATTGCTGGAGCTGGGACTGGTGGATGAGTTTATCGTGGTGATACACCCGGTGGTGGCAGGAGCGGGGAGACGCCTGTTCGATACCGCGCAACTGCCGGATCAAATGGCTTTGAAGCTGGAGGAAACGAGGACCCTGGAATCGGGGCACGTGGTGTTGCGGTACAGCAAACTTTAGCAGGGAACAGATATTGTAAAAGGCCCCGGGGATAAACGCCCGGGGCTTTTTTAGTATCTGGAATGGCCGTTACTCGTTCCCCTCCGCATACGCCTTCATGTAGACATAACGGTCGGTGAGGTGGCCGTTGGCCACGATGGTCGCTTTTTGGATCATTTCGCTGCCGCCGTTCACCAGGTCGTCGAACACATATTTCATCAGGTGGTCGCCGAAGAACTGGGATGCATCGCGTGGGAGCTCGTTGGGAAGGTTGCCGACACACATCATGGTGACGCCTTCCTTATCGTAAGGTGCGATCCTGTCGCGGTTGGTGCGGTGAACGCCGTACACGGGGTCTTCTATGGTAGCGTCTCCCAGGTTGCAGGGTACGGAACCGCCCTGGTCGTCGGTAATATCGGCGATCACCTGGATGCGGAAATTCTCCTTCGCCAGGTCGTCCCAGGTAAACAGCGGCGCAATATCCTGGTCCCAGTAAATCCCGTTCATGAGCACGTCCGAACAGGTGACGTAGGGCAGGAATTTGCAGTCGTACTGTTCAGGATGGGCGTGGAAATCGTCCCGGCTGTACGTTTTGTCTGAGCGGCGGAGGTATAGTTCGCCCGCTTTCAGCTGGGTGTAGACCGGGTAGGCGTATTCGTTGATGAGGAATTCGTCGGGCGGGATGTATTTGATGCCCAGGAGCCCCATCACTTCCAGGATGCCCGCTGTCACGCGGCCGGAACCGGTGGTCACGATCTTGACGGGCGGGAGCTTCACGCCGAAATAATGGGTGATCAGCTCCTGGAAGTCGTGGCATTCGTATACCCGCTTGAAATCGAACAGGCCCGTCCGCCGTCCGTATTCCAGCAGGCCGTTATGCGCGCCTACGACGCCGGCGAAGAACCCGAACCCGAGGATGCGCTGCCCGTCGGGATGCACGAGGCATTCGTAATCGATGAGCGAGATGTTGCGTTCCAGGATGGTTTGCAGCATTTCGCGGTTCTGGGGCTGGAGTTTTTTGGTATGCGAAAAGAAAAGGTACGTTTTTCCGGGGATGAGCCTGTCTTTCGGTACTTCCTTGATGCCGAGCAGGATGTCGCAGTGCGACAGGTCTTCAGCAACATCGATACCGGCGGCGCGGTATTCATCGTCTTTGAAGGCACGGTGCGGCGAGGGCTGCACGGTGATCTGCACGGTGGGGTAACGGGAAAGGATCCACTGGCATTGCTGCGGGGTGAACGCGACGCGGTTATCTTGCGGAATTTTCTCTTCACGGATCAGTCCGATTTGAATGGAAGCCATGATTGTTTATTGGTGTTTGGATCGAATGCTGCAACATTACTGTAAATTTGCTTTTTTGCAAAATCAGATGGAGGTACTGAAACGATTCGAGGGGCTGATGGGCCCCGGAGAGAAATACCCGTTGCCGGAAATATTCATGTCGGAGATGCTGGAACTGAACAGCCAGTTGTTCGAACTGGAAAATTGCGGGGACGAAGCGGCGGTGCTGCAATTGGGCAGCAGGATTTCCGGGTGGATGCAGCACCTGGCGGAAGACGTGGAGCCCGCGCTGGCAGCCTTTGAGAACAGCCGCGCCAGCCAGGGGCAAATCACCCTGCTGAAAGAATGTTTCATCAAGCTAAAATATTTATTGCGGATTCAACAAAGAATTTCTACATTTGCAACCCGCGATAAGGCTTCATAACCCGGTCGCATGCCCAGATGGCGGAATTGGTAGACGCGCTAGACTCAAAATCTTGTTTCGGCAACGGAGTGCAGGTTCGATTCCTGTTCTGGGCACCAAAAAAAGCCTGATATCCTTCGAGATGTCAGGCTTTTTTCATGGCATGTGATCCAATCCATTTTCGCCACATCATCCCTTCTCATTTTACCCGACTATCATCGTTCGAAAGAAATTTTCAATTCGGATCACCGATCAGTTTGTATGCCTTAATTTTATACCATGCACAAGCGGGAAGACATTTCAGGCTTTTATGAACGGATCCACTACCTGGCTCCGGATAAGATCGCGGCAGACAAGCCGCATATCAATGTTTTTGAACGCGCCTCCTGCATCAACGCCACGCCGTTCCGCCGGCGGGATTATTATAAAGTGACGCTGATCCTGGGAACGGGAAGGCTCGATTACGCCCATCAATCCATCTACATCGACCGCCCCGCGCTCGTGTTCTCCAACCCCATGATCCCTTACAACTGGATACCCGACCCAACGGAACAGGGCGGCTGGTTTTGTATTTTCAACCAGGCCTTCATCCGGCAGCGGGAAAGCCTGCTGACCCACCTGCCCATGTTCCAGACCGAAACGGATAAGGTATTTTTCCCCGATGCAGGCAGCGTAGCCGAGATCGCGGCTTTCTTTACCGCCATGATGCGCGAAAATGCGGAGCATTATATCCACAAAGATGATATTCTGCGCAACTATCTCCACCTCATCGTGCACCACGCGCTAAAATTGAAACCCGCCGGGAATTACGACCGCGACCTGAACGCCGCCGCCAGGATAACCGGATTGTTCCTGGAGCTCCTGGACCGGCAATTCCCCATCGGATCACGCCGGCATGAACTGCAGCTCCGGTCCGCAAAAGACTTCGCCCGGCAACTGTCCCTGCATACCAACCACCTCAACAGGATGGTCAAGGATTTTACCGGGAAAACAACGACGGAACACATTGCCGCCAGGATTCTCCTGGAAGCCAACGACCTGCTACTCAACACGGATTGGCCGGTTTCCGAGATCGGCTACTGCCTTGGGTTCCAGTATCCCGGGTATTTCAATAGCTTTTATAAAAAGCACACCGGCGCCACGCCAAATGCCCTCCGGAAACATGCTGTTTGAATTGTAGAAGTATCCGATTGAAAAGTCGCATCGTATCATCGCCCGCCTGCCTAATTTCGCTGCATCAACGCAAAAGCCTGACATATGGAAACTACAGCAAACAAGTCTGCGATCGAAGCGGAAATACAGTCCATCCTCCTTCCCATAAACGATTACCTGGAAGGCCGCCCGGCCAAAGACACCGAACGGCTCCGGCGCGCCTTTCATCCGGATGCTTTCATTAGAATGGTGGTAGACGGAAAATTGGCCGCGTGGACCGTCCCCCAGTACCTCGATGCGGTCGCCAATGCCCCTGTTCAGGAATGCCTGCCGGAAATGCTCAGCTATTCATGGGATGGGGATACCGCATCCGCGCTGGTACAATTGATTTTCCCCACGTTCCGGTTTATAGACCGGTTCAACCTCGTGAAGTTAGACGGGAAATGGCTGCTGATGGACAAACTTTCCTATCGCCAGCCGATTTAGCAGCGATTCCGGATAATATTATATGATGGGTTTTGGCCCATCGGCAACGAAACGGGAACGGTTTACCTTCGGGCCTTAATTTGGCACAAAAAACGTTTCCAAAAACTGATGGAGCCGGGCAGTCCTGCCCGGCTTTTTTATGCCCCGACTCGAGCGCCGGAGGATGCCCCGGCGGGAGGGGCGCCCCATTCACCGGGTTAAAAATCACCCCCTTTTAAACAATCCCGCCACCTAATGCGTTGATTCCTATGATTTGAGATACGACCGGAACCTACGAATACACCCGTGTTACCCGAAAGATTGCCCCGTTTAGGCCGGTTCCGGTCAGGTTAAAGCAAACGAATCCAATCCTGTTAGTCGTATGGCGAGAATGTTACGTATCCTGAAACTTAGTGTTCCCTCCCGCGCCAAGTTGCCGGGTTTCTTGTCCGCCGCCCTCCGGACCTTGCTGCCTGCCGCGGTATTGCTGGCTTTGTCCGGCATGGTGCGGGGACAGTCGTGTACCGGCTCCCTGGGCGACCCGGTTTTCCTGGAAACCTTCGGTACGGCGCCTTCCACCGCCCGGCCTTCGCTGGGGCCCGCGCTTCCGGCGGGGATGACCACCTACATCCAGTATTATCCCGGTTTGGGGGGCAGGCCCATGGGGCCGTACCCCGGGCAGTACGTGATCAGTAACACCACAAGGGGGTACAACAACACCTATTTCGTTGACCGGCCAGACCATACCACGGGCGATTTTACCGGCCGCTGTATGGTGGTAGACGCGGAAGCTACGCCGGGCAGATTCTACGAGCGCACGATCACAGGGCTTTGCGCAGGTACCACTTTCGAGTTTTCTGCCTGGATCATGAACATCAACCCCAGCAGGGGCGTAGCTAACCCGAGCCTCCGCTTCGATATCATGGATGCGAACAACCCCAACGGCACCCCGCTCACGCAGGTGTCTACCGGGCAGGTAGCGTACCAGGCGCCCGGGACCTGGGTGCGGCTGGCGGGCCTTTTCCAGATGCCGTCTACCACCAGCTCCATCATCCTCCGTATTTACAGCAACACGCCGAACAGCAATGGGAACGATCTTGCGCTGGACGATATCGCCTTCGCCGCCTGCGGCCCCCCGATCACCTTCAGCCAGGGCGCGGGAACGGTTTGCGCCGGCGGAAATACCAGTGTGAACGTTTCGCTGCCCGCGGGCAGCTATTCGTCGTATTACTTCCAGCTGCAACGCAGACAGTTAGGCACCAGCAACTGGGAAAACATAGGCACCGTCATAAACAACGGCGCCAGCAATCAGCGTTCATTCCCCATTGCCAATGCGCAGGCAGGCTTTGAATACAGGGTGGAAGCCGCTGGCGGACAGGCGGAGATCAATAATGCCAATTGCCGCGTAGTGTCCGACCCGCTGGAAGTGAAAGTGATCGATTACACCGTCGCCATTTCGGGGAATTCCCCGGTTTGTTATAATACCGCCGCTACGCTTACGGCCACCGTTACGCCGAAAGCAGGAACGGGAACCCCAACCACCGGGTTCACCTATGTCTGGGAATCGAGCCCCGCAGGCGCCAATAACTGGTCTGTAATGACCGGCCAAACCGGGCCTACGCTCAATACCGGCGCACTTACCGAGCCCCGCGACTACCGCGTGACCGCTTCGGTTGCCGGGTGCCAGGGCGACGGGGTTTCCAATATTTATACCGTAAATGTGGAGCGGGAGCTCGCAATGACGGTAGGTACCCTCGCAGATATTTGCCAGGGCGTTACTTCCGTTAACCTTCCTTATACGATACTTTCCGGCAACCCGGACCGATATTCCATCACAACTACCAACCTGCCCGGGTTTCAGGCCGTAACGCTGGCCAATCTGCCGGCGTCGCCCATCCCCGTGGCCATTCCCGCCGGAACGGCACCAGGCACTTATAACTTTACGATCCTATTCAATAAATCGGGCGTCAATTGCAATTCGCCCGTTTATCCCTTCTCGCTCACCGTTTCCGCACCCCCTTCGCCGGCTTTGGCCGGGCCTGATCAGGAGCTATGCGCGGTAACGTCTACCCCGATGGCGGCCACTCCGCCCGCGGTAGGACAAGGCACCTGGACGATGGTGAGCGGCCCTACCAACGTTACTTTCAGCGATCCGAACAGCGCCACGGCAACGGTTTCCGGACTGGTGCCGGGGGCTTACGTTTTACGCTGGACGGTCGCCAATGGGGGATGCCCGCCGGTATCCGACGATGTCACGATCGGGATCGAAGCGCAGCCAACGCCTGCGAACGCAGGCCCCGACCAGACGCAGTACAATTCGGGAACATTCGTCAACCAGGCCAATAACCCCACGAACGGAGCAGGAACCTGGACCGTCATCAGCGGCAACGCCAGCCTGGGAGATATCCATGATCCCTTCACCACGGCCCTTCTTACGCCAAACACGAGCGCCACGCTGGTGTGGACGGTCGCCAACAACAATTGCCCGCCGTCTACAGACACGGTGGTCCTGCGGTTTGTGTCGCAGGCAGATATCCAGATCGAAAAAACGGTGGTGGAAAGCGGGCCGTATATCGCCGGGCAGGATTTCTCCTACAGGATCGTG
Proteins encoded in this region:
- a CDS encoding helix-turn-helix domain-containing protein; amino-acid sequence: MDLLSGKWTMSVINALMSGVLRFGELERAVPGINTRMLARTVKELEERKIISRKPHPTVPPTVEYSLTEKGLALKPVMQALQAWAVANYHRAQAEQS
- a CDS encoding nuclear transport factor 2 family protein, with amino-acid sequence METTANKSAIEAEIQSILLPINDYLEGRPAKDTERLRRAFHPDAFIRMVVDGKLAAWTVPQYLDAVANAPVQECLPEMLSYSWDGDTASALVQLIFPTFRFIDRFNLVKLDGKWLLMDKLSYRQPI
- a CDS encoding tRNA1(Val) (adenine(37)-N6)-methyltransferase, which translates into the protein MGNSWFQFKQFRVEQAGSAMKVCTDACIQGAWTAASLQSRPPSRVLDIGTGTGLLSLMLAQVTPAIIDAVELDTAAAAQAIANFAGSPWNTRLHGLQSDIRTFSSPETYDFIITNPPFFQNDLRGPDARRTAAMHTATLGYADLLDAIARLLSPGGSFSILLPYAEFRIFQELAKAQGHSLRALLDIQQSPAHAPFRSVGIFGKGDAQPAETLVIHDEHRQYTPAFSALLQPFYLYL
- a CDS encoding dihydrofolate reductase family protein is translated as MRKLIFAINMTLDGCCSHTKGTPGVEVHEYFTALLGEVDLMVYGRITYELMVPFWPDIAKSNVAPTKFMLDFAKAFDAIPKVVFSRTLERVDDHNSRLAKTDLATEITRLKNEPGKGILAGGVALSAELLELGLVDEFIVVIHPVVAGAGRRLFDTAQLPDQMALKLEETRTLESGHVVLRYSKL
- the tsaD gene encoding tRNA (adenosine(37)-N6)-threonylcarbamoyltransferase complex transferase subunit TsaD, with amino-acid sequence MPVNILAIESSCDDTSAAVISDGTILSNVIAGQAVHQQYGGVVPELASRAHQENIVPVVDLALKKAGMQPEDLSAIAFTQSPGLIGSLLVGSCFAKSMALALDLPLIGVHHMQAHVLANFIDDPKPAFPCLCLTVSGGHTQIVLVDGPLQMKVIGETLDDAAGEAFDKSAKLLGLPYPGGPLVDRYAKEGNPKAYRFPEPQIPGLDFSFSGLKTSILYFLQENTAKDPAFVETHLADICASIQHRIVTILTNKLAKAAQETGITEICIAGGVSANSGLRNALEALGKQNGWNVYIPQFQYCTDNAAMIAMTAHYKYLAGAFSPADTVPTARAAFE
- a CDS encoding helix-turn-helix domain-containing protein, whose product is MHKREDISGFYERIHYLAPDKIAADKPHINVFERASCINATPFRRRDYYKVTLILGTGRLDYAHQSIYIDRPALVFSNPMIPYNWIPDPTEQGGWFCIFNQAFIRQRESLLTHLPMFQTETDKVFFPDAGSVAEIAAFFTAMMRENAEHYIHKDDILRNYLHLIVHHALKLKPAGNYDRDLNAAARITGLFLELLDRQFPIGSRRHELQLRSAKDFARQLSLHTNHLNRMVKDFTGKTTTEHIAARILLEANDLLLNTDWPVSEIGYCLGFQYPGYFNSFYKKHTGATPNALRKHAV
- a CDS encoding NAD(P)-dependent oxidoreductase, with amino-acid sequence MASIQIGLIREEKIPQDNRVAFTPQQCQWILSRYPTVQITVQPSPHRAFKDDEYRAAGIDVAEDLSHCDILLGIKEVPKDRLIPGKTYLFFSHTKKLQPQNREMLQTILERNISLIDYECLVHPDGQRILGFGFFAGVVGAHNGLLEYGRRTGLFDFKRVYECHDFQELITHYFGVKLPPVKIVTTGSGRVTAGILEVMGLLGIKYIPPDEFLINEYAYPVYTQLKAGELYLRRSDKTYSRDDFHAHPEQYDCKFLPYVTCSDVLMNGIYWDQDIAPLFTWDDLAKENFRIQVIADITDDQGGSVPCNLGDATIEDPVYGVHRTNRDRIAPYDKEGVTMMCVGNLPNELPRDASQFFGDHLMKYVFDDLVNGGSEMIQKATIVANGHLTDRYVYMKAYAEGNE
- a CDS encoding iron-sulfur cluster co-chaperone HscB C-terminal domain-containing protein, with protein sequence MEAMIVYWCLDRMLQHYCKFAFLQNQMEVLKRFEGLMGPGEKYPLPEIFMSEMLELNSQLFELENCGDEAAVLQLGSRISGWMQHLAEDVEPALAAFENSRASQGQITLLKECFIKLKYLLRIQQRISTFATRDKAS
- a CDS encoding DUF6194 family protein; this translates as MTVDLIEQFIIQNLPDTTRLEHGGYIFYFYSTDQMLPFVSIAIADNEYDHVSELSREGVFRVNIGVLKETFAGMFPEPSAEWDYAVLDRFLPHPHYAAQHYICILNPEGENAETTCRLMEEAWIIAKRRFEKKHPQG